ACGGTGCGTTAGCCAGCGGCGTCGATGCAGCCAACGAAGCCGCACGGTACGTGTCTAAAGCGGCCACGTAGTGTTTCAGCTGTACGGGATCGCCAAGCATTCCGCAGCCTGCCTGGCCGCGTCAATACCGCTGGTCATGGCGCCGTTTACGGAAGGCACACGCATGTAATCGCCCGCCAAAAACAGATTCGCCACCTCTTTATTGAGTTGATGCCGCACCTTTTCGACTTCCTTGAACATGTACGGCAGGCCCATACACACGGCTTCTTGCCAGCGATACACCCGTGTGAACAGCCCTTCGTCGTCAGCCGGCAGGTTAGAGCCGGGGGGCGGACGGCGACGCGCATCGCGAAGCATCTGGCGCTTGATCTCCTCGTCGTCGAGCGGGAATAGCTCCTCGGCACGTTCGCGGCCGACAAGAAGATCGAGCGTGCTCTTGCCGGGGGGCACGCATGCCGGAAGATTTATCGACCGATCCAGCAGCAGGGGCGTATCGTCTTCCGGGTACAGCGCCCCGTTCCATCCGGGCGGAAGCGGTGGGCGATCAAGTCCTATTACGACACGACAGCCGCGTGAATAGCTCACGGTCTCAAGCGTGTAACGAATCCTGTAGGACAGTTCCGGAATTATGCGGGGAACCGCCGTTGCCGGGGTAGCGCATATTACGGCATCGGCTTCGACAAAGCCGTCCTCCAGGATCACGCCGGTTGCAACCCCATCGGTGACAACCACTTTCGGCACAGGCTTTGAAACGTGAACGATTTCACCGCACGCATCAATCAGTGCATCGGCAAGCGCACCGGCTCCTTGCTCCGGCACGTATATCTGATCGGCTTTCATCAGCATCTCGGACAGATATGTGCGCATGTAAGCGCTGCCCATTAATTCGACATCGCCCATCGTCATCTCAAGGAATCCGCGAAACGTCACTCTCAATGATTCCGGGACGCCAAGGCTGTCCATATATGCCCCGGCATCGCCTTCGCCATCGAGTTCGAGAATTCGGGATTCGCTGGAAAAATTCAGGTATTCGGCTTCTTTCCTGATCGACTTTGCGATTTTGAGCATTGGCCGAATGGACCGGGGTGTTATGAAGCCCAGATCCCATAACGCCGTCAGGCGCCTGATTGCTGACCCGAGAGAATCTATCGGACTCG
This genomic stretch from Bacteroidetes bacterium SB0662_bin_6 harbors:
- a CDS encoding FAD-dependent oxidoreductase; this translates as MDNRKRVIIVGGGAAGLAAAYMLKKRGINVILFEENDRAGGRLRGDRVDGFYIDEGADFFCSSYDIVFRMCEELNLPLVRSVMKLGWYRNGKWIISSPIDSLGSAIRRLTALWDLGFITPRSIRPMLKIAKSIRKEAEYLNFSSESRILELDGEGDAGAYMDSLGVPESLRVTFRGFLEMTMGDVELMGSAYMRTYLSEMLMKADQIYVPEQGAGALADALIDACGEIVHVSKPVPKVVVTDGVATGVILEDGFVEADAVICATPATAVPRIIPELSYRIRYTLETVSYSRGCRVVIGLDRPPLPPGWNGALYPEDDTPLLLDRSINLPACVPPGKSTLDLLVGRERAEELFPLDDEEIKRQMLRDARRRPPPGSNLPADDEGLFTRVYRWQEAVCMGLPYMFKEVEKVRHQLNKEVANLFLAGDYMRVPSVNGAMTSGIDAARQAAECLAIPYS